One segment of Clostridium ljungdahlii DSM 13528 DNA contains the following:
- a CDS encoding winged helix-turn-helix transcriptional regulator has translation MATEQELKQYLKLIKESYNTKECPVKYTLDIIGGKWKLRILVQLIKMEVVRFNELKHAISGITNTMLSNSLHELEDDGLITRKQYNEMPLRVEYSLTDRGKSLLPLLYELSTWGSNQIEK, from the coding sequence ATGGCTACAGAGCAGGAATTAAAACAGTACTTAAAATTAATTAAGGAATCGTACAATACAAAAGAATGTCCTGTGAAATATACTCTGGATATTATAGGTGGGAAGTGGAAATTGCGCATATTAGTGCAGTTGATAAAAATGGAAGTAGTGCGTTTTAATGAATTAAAACATGCAATATCAGGGATAACAAATACCATGTTGTCAAATTCTTTACATGAACTGGAAGATGATGGCTTAATTACTAGAAAACAATATAATGAGATGCCTTTAAGAGTAGAATATTCATTGACTGACAGGGGGAAAAGTTTATTACCTTTACTTTATGAATTATCTACTTGGGGAAGTAATCAGATAGAGAAATAA
- a CDS encoding SH3 domain-containing protein, whose protein sequence is MKKSLAKILVPLIAFTSVMSVPFYKVSAAAQTPISRTQVEQRAASLMDLTWTYSANKNSNISSQYASSVTLPSQFKGITTATFKGIPYDWGGIDGINTNSYNAPWTSFLDAVNKGAFTGNVNTDGGLGYIPGTAGIDCSGFVQASFNIADYKQSTSTLLNNYFKKIDLNSLQHMDILDKPGDHVVIFDKWGTLNGVQGAFTYESTPDQTYGGIQGTKRYFISMNTINQGYIPARYINIVEDTTPSTPKFKVGGYAQVANVTSYANLRANPSTDDTILTNVPKGTILNLMNYSNGWYQVTYNGQTGWIWGNTLGTVPANQYVTISGVYQLNIRATSSSTAQIVGVLSQGQYAQKIGQTSDGSWYKIRINGIEGWSSSKYLTYIQ, encoded by the coding sequence ATGAAAAAAAGCTTAGCTAAAATTTTGGTTCCATTGATTGCATTTACCTCAGTAATGAGTGTGCCTTTTTACAAAGTAAGTGCAGCTGCACAAACTCCAATATCAAGAACTCAAGTTGAGCAAAGGGCAGCAAGTCTAATGGATTTAACTTGGACATACTCTGCAAATAAAAATAGCAATATATCTTCTCAATATGCATCAAGTGTTACACTCCCAAGCCAGTTTAAAGGTATAACAACAGCTACTTTTAAAGGTATACCTTATGATTGGGGCGGTATTGACGGAATTAATACCAATTCCTACAACGCTCCGTGGACAAGCTTCCTTGATGCAGTTAACAAAGGTGCCTTCACAGGAAACGTAAATACAGATGGTGGACTAGGATATATACCTGGAACTGCAGGAATAGATTGCTCTGGTTTTGTACAAGCTTCTTTTAATATTGCAGACTACAAACAATCAACAAGCACCTTATTAAACAACTATTTTAAAAAAATTGATTTAAACAGTCTACAACACATGGATATCCTAGACAAGCCAGGTGATCATGTAGTTATCTTTGATAAATGGGGAACTTTAAATGGAGTACAAGGTGCTTTTACCTATGAATCAACACCTGATCAAACTTATGGTGGAATACAGGGTACTAAAAGATATTTTATAAGCATGAACACAATTAACCAAGGATATATACCTGCTCGTTATATAAATATAGTTGAAGATACAACACCATCCACTCCTAAATTTAAAGTTGGAGGATATGCACAGGTTGCCAATGTAACAAGTTACGCAAATTTAAGAGCAAATCCATCAACAGATGATACTATTTTAACCAATGTTCCAAAAGGTACTATTTTAAACTTAATGAATTACTCAAATGGATGGTATCAAGTTACCTACAACGGACAGACAGGATGGATCTGGGGAAACACCCTTGGTACAGTACCAGCAAATCAGTACGTAACTATTAGTGGTGTATACCAGTTAAATATAAGAGCAACTTCATCGTCTACAGCACAAATAGTTGGGGTGCTCTCTCAAGGACAATATGCACAGAAAATTGGTCAAACTTCAGATGGCAGCTGGTACAAGATCCGTATAAATGGAATTGAAGGATGGTCTTCTTCAAAATATTTAACCTATATTCAATAA
- a CDS encoding TraR/DksA C4-type zinc finger protein, whose protein sequence is MDEKLLQRFKDKLKSERDAASDLLEQMEKNETIKSNAELSRELSFYDNHPADNASNIFDKERGLAFQKNEQIVIEKVDNALKKIEEGTYGICEVCGKEIDINRLEFLPYAERCIDCQQSMDNSKPDEMNNRPPEEDVLKDTWNRGYRGDDDQVGFDMEDSYQSVNKFNRRKNIVEEYVDEDETYVDPIERISNQEYKNQLP, encoded by the coding sequence ATGGATGAGAAGTTATTACAAAGGTTTAAAGATAAATTGAAATCAGAAAGAGATGCAGCTTCTGATTTGTTGGAACAAATGGAAAAGAATGAAACTATAAAATCCAATGCAGAACTATCTAGGGAATTGTCTTTTTATGATAACCACCCAGCAGACAACGCTAGCAACATATTTGATAAGGAAAGAGGGCTGGCTTTTCAAAAAAACGAACAAATTGTTATAGAAAAAGTAGACAATGCTCTAAAAAAAATAGAAGAAGGTACTTATGGCATATGTGAAGTCTGTGGTAAGGAAATAGATATAAATAGATTAGAATTTCTTCCATATGCAGAGCGCTGTATTGACTGCCAGCAAAGTATGGATAATTCAAAACCTGATGAAATGAATAACAGACCTCCAGAAGAGGATGTTCTTAAGGACACTTGGAATAGAGGATACCGTGGGGATGATGATCAGGTTGGATTTGATATGGAAGACAGTTACCAATCAGTTAACAAATTTAATAGAAGAAAAAATATAGTTGAAGAATATGTGGATGAGGATGAAACATATGTTGATCCTATAGAGAGAATAAGTAACCAAGAGTATAAAAATCAATTACCTTAA
- a CDS encoding nitroreductase family protein, producing MEMMKAIAVRKSTRNYKSEQISDDSLNIVLNAGCAAPVGMGAYDSVHLTVIQNSSLLDKITKATANAFGSPNMKPFYGAPTLIVVSGKANDKAPHVEIANAACVIENMALAATDIGLGSVYLWAFLASFSKEKELLKELNLPEGFVPVSGIALGYPTEPLTKEKELKQTIKINTIK from the coding sequence ATGGAAATGATGAAAGCAATAGCAGTGCGTAAATCTACTCGTAATTACAAAAGCGAGCAAATTAGTGATGATTCCTTAAATATTGTACTTAATGCAGGTTGTGCTGCACCTGTAGGAATGGGTGCTTATGATTCAGTTCATTTAACAGTAATTCAAAATTCTAGCTTACTAGATAAAATTACAAAAGCAACGGCAAATGCATTTGGCAGCCCAAATATGAAACCTTTTTATGGTGCTCCTACTTTAATTGTTGTTTCTGGTAAAGCAAATGATAAAGCACCTCACGTTGAAATAGCTAATGCTGCTTGTGTTATCGAAAATATGGCTCTTGCTGCTACTGATATTGGTTTAGGTAGTGTGTATTTATGGGCATTTTTGGCTTCATTTTCGAAAGAGAAAGAATTATTAAAAGAACTTAATTTACCAGAAGGCTTTGTACCCGTTTCTGGCATTGCATTAGGCTATCCCACAGAGCCACTGACCAAAGAAAAAGAATTAAAACAAACTATAAAAATCAATACTATAAAATAA
- a CDS encoding DUF362 domain-containing protein → MKKVYFKAINSYSKTEEISDAAGKLLKKVVEEEHISLEKFIPLKVHFGEKGNNTFIQSKNFTGIINYLKENNIDSAFIETNVLYRGERTTREKHLKLAKDHGFTELPIIIADGEHGEDFEEVEINKKNFSKCKVGKEVANKKQLIVLSHFKGHILAGFGGAIKQLGMGCASRGGKLAQHANSVPKINFFKCKGCSACAKKCPQNAIIVNRKARINKDKCVGCASCMAICPQGAIYHSWLGSMTKSFNERLAEYAYAAAKGKNHIYITFAFNITKNCDCEGHDMKPIAKDIGVFASTDPVAIDKACLDILDKNSGRVVFKRGRYTLDYGEKIGLGSKEYELVEID, encoded by the coding sequence ATGAAAAAAGTTTATTTTAAGGCTATTAATTCATACTCTAAAACGGAAGAGATAAGTGATGCTGCTGGTAAACTCTTAAAAAAAGTAGTGGAAGAGGAGCATATAAGTCTTGAAAAATTCATACCTCTTAAGGTTCATTTTGGAGAAAAGGGTAATAATACTTTCATACAATCGAAAAATTTTACTGGTATAATAAATTATTTAAAGGAAAATAACATAGATAGTGCATTTATAGAGACGAATGTTCTCTATAGAGGTGAAAGAACTACAAGGGAAAAGCATTTGAAACTTGCAAAAGATCATGGGTTTACTGAGCTCCCTATAATAATAGCTGATGGTGAACACGGAGAAGATTTTGAGGAGGTTGAAATTAATAAAAAGAATTTTAGCAAATGTAAGGTAGGAAAAGAAGTCGCAAACAAAAAACAGCTTATTGTCCTAAGTCACTTTAAAGGTCATATACTTGCTGGTTTTGGAGGTGCTATAAAACAACTTGGAATGGGATGTGCATCAAGAGGAGGAAAACTTGCCCAACATGCAAATTCTGTACCTAAAATTAATTTCTTTAAATGTAAGGGATGTAGCGCTTGTGCAAAAAAGTGTCCTCAAAATGCCATAATCGTAAACAGAAAGGCAAGGATCAATAAAGACAAATGTGTTGGTTGTGCTTCTTGTATGGCAATATGCCCACAGGGAGCTATTTATCACAGCTGGCTTGGATCTATGACCAAATCTTTTAATGAAAGGCTTGCAGAATATGCTTATGCTGCAGCAAAAGGTAAGAATCATATTTACATAACCTTTGCTTTTAATATAACTAAAAATTGTGACTGCGAAGGGCATGATATGAAACCAATAGCAAAGGATATTGGAGTTTTTGCTTCAACAGATCCTGTAGCTATTGATAAGGCTTGTCTTGATATTCTTGATAAAAATAGTGGCAGAGTTGTATTTAAAAGGGGAAGATATACTCTTGATTATGGGGAAAAAATAGGTTTAGGTAGTAAAGAATATGAACTTGTTGAAATAGATTAA